The Amycolatopsis methanolica 239 nucleotide sequence GGCGCGCCGCCGTTCGGCGACGACGAGAACCCGATCGCGCTGCTGCACCGCGTCGCCGCCGGGGAGGTCCCGGAACCGGAGCACGCGGGCCCGCTCGCCCCGGTCCTGATGGCGATGCTGCGGCCCGACCCCGCCCAGCGGCCCAGCACCGTGCAGGTGGTGACCGCGCTGCAGGCGGTCGCCGACGGGCAGCCGGTGCCGCCGCGCACGCTGAACCCCGCGCGCGCCCGGACGCAACCCGTTGTGACACCGGCCTCACCGACCGTGCCCGTCGCGCCGGTCGCCGGGCCGGTTGACAGTGGGACGCGGGTGAACGCGCCGGCTGCTGGGCTGGGCGGTGCCGGGACGCGGGTGAACGCGCCGGTCGGAGCTGGGACGCGCCTGGACATGCCGGTGGCCGAGCCGGTTGGCGCTGCGACGCGGCTGAACACTCCGGTGGCCGAGCCGGGCGGTGCCGGGACGCGGCTGGACAAGCGGGTCGCCGGGCTCGTCGCGTCGAAGCGCCGGTTCTTGCTGCCCATCGCGGGCGCCGTGCTCGCCGTGCTGGCGGTCGTCATCCTGTTCACCCAGCTCACGCCCGATCCGCCGGCCCCGGCTCCGGCCCCGCCGCCCGTGGCGCTCGACGCCGCCGCGATCACCGGGACGGTGCGCGAGTACTACGCCCTCTTGCCCGCGCGGCCGGACAACGCGTGGACCCACCTCGGCCCGAAGATGCAGGCGCAGGGCCAGGACGCCTACCGCGCCCAGTGGGCGGGCATCACGGCACTGACGGTCACCACCCCGCCCGCCGTCGTCGCCGACAACACCGTGTCGGTGACCATCGCGTACACCTTCGAGGACGGCCGCGTGGTCACCGAGACGCACCACCTGGGGCTGATCCCGGCCGCCCCGGCCCCCCTGATCGACAGCGACGCCGTGTTGACCAGCGAGACGAGCACACCGCCGCCCCCACCGCCGTCACCCACCCCGGCAACCGCCGCCGAACCACCACGCGGCGGCGACACGGGAGACCGCGACGACCGCGACGACCGCGACGACCACAAGCCCGGCCGCGGACACGGCCGGGACCGCAACTGACCAGCCCACGCAGTTTTCTCCAGAGGGTGACCGGCGCCGGTCGCGCGGGTTTGCGGTCGGCTAGCCGCTAGGAGACCACGATGACCGACCCCCGCCGCGAAGACCTGGACGAGGAAGCCCGCCCGGCCACCGAACAGGACGAGGGCCTCGGTGAGGAGGACAACTCCCTGCCCGAGGACCGCACGCCCAGCGGCCCCGGCGAGGAAGCCTGATCGAGGCCGGCCCCCGCGTTGCTGGGCGACGCCCGCGCGGGAGCTGTGCGCGGTCCCGGGGGCGCCGCATCGGCGAAAGGCTACCGCGGCACGGTCGAGCCCCGCGCGACCAGCTTCGCCCGGAGCTGGATGTGCTGCGGCCGCCGGGGCGCGGCGCCGTCCGCGATGCGGTCCAGCAGTTGCCGTCCGGCGCGGGCGCCCAGGTCGTAGGTCGGCTGCTCCACGATCGTCAGCTCGGGCCGCACGAGCGTCGTCCACGGCTCGTCGTCGAAGCCGATCAGCGACAGCTGCGTCGGCATCCGCAGGCCGCGGTCCTGCGCCGCCCGGTAGGCGCCCGACGCGAGCACGTTGTCGGTGCACAGCACGGCCGTCGGCGGTTCCGGGAGGTCCAGCAGCCGGTTCATCGCGTCGTAGGCCGATTCGCGGTCGTACCGCGCCGACGCCACCAGCCCGGCGTCGACCGGCAACCCCGCCGCCTCCAGCGCGCTCACGTACCCCCGCAGCCGCACCGCGCTCGGGAAAAGCCCGCGCCGCCGGTTGCCCGTGCGCACGCGCGCCAGCTGGTCACCGGCCTCCGTGATCACCCCGATCCGCCGGTGTCCCAGCTCCGTCAGGTGGCCGACGGCCTCCGCCGCCGCGTGGTCGTTGTCCACGGTGATGCTGTCGGCCTCCGGCACCCCGCTGACCTGCCGGTCGATGAGCACGACCGGCACCCCGGCGTCCATCGCCCGCCGCAGGTGCGCCCCCTCGCCCGGGCGCGCCGCCGCGACGATGACACCGTCCACCCGCTTCTCCGACATCACGCTGACCGCCCGCTGCTCGGCTTCCAGCACGCCGCCGGTGTTGGCCAGCAGCACCTCGAACCCGGCAGGCGACGTCACGTCGGTGATCCCGCGCAACGCGGTGGCGAAGAACGGGTTCGCCACGTCCGTCACCACCACGCCGATCGTCTGCGTGCTGCCGGTGACCATGCTGCGCGCCAGCCCGTTCGGCCGGTACCCCAGCTCGGCCGCCGCGGCCAGCACCCGCTCCCTGGTCCGTTCGCTGACCTGTCCGTACCCGCCGAGCGCGCGCCCCGCGGTCGCCGTCGAGACCCCGGCCGCGCGGGCCACGTCGATCAGCGAGGCTCCGTGCGTGGTCACCTGCGTGCCTCCCCCGGTAACAAGCCGTTTGCAAACCAAGTCTTGACTGAGACTACTACCGACTGAGAAGGTTCTCACCCAACAGGTACTGAGAAGGTTCTCACTCAAGCGAGGCCCAGCACATGACACTTAGGATCGGCGTCGACACCGGTGGCACGTTCACCGACGTCTGCGCCTTCGACGAGCAGACCGGGCGCCTCTACGTGCGCAAGGTGTCCAGCACCCCGGACGACCCCGGCCGGGCGAT carries:
- a CDS encoding serine/threonine-protein kinase, with translation MTTTDGLTVDGAGNLLAGRYRLESRVGAGGTGVVWLARDERLERQVAVKQLWPGPAQSEQARQRILREGRNAARLRHPNVVTVHDVAEHNGQPVLVMEYVPSRSLAEVVAEQGLLTPEAVARIGLQAAAALAAAHAAGIVHRDVKPGNLLVADDGTVKIADFGISRATGDSALTQGGLVSGTPMFLAPEIARGEEPTPDSDVFSLGATLYDAVEGAPPFGDDENPIALLHRVAAGEVPEPEHAGPLAPVLMAMLRPDPAQRPSTVQVVTALQAVADGQPVPPRTLNPARARTQPVVTPASPTVPVAPVAGPVDSGTRVNAPAAGLGGAGTRVNAPVGAGTRLDMPVAEPVGAATRLNTPVAEPGGAGTRLDKRVAGLVASKRRFLLPIAGAVLAVLAVVILFTQLTPDPPAPAPAPPPVALDAAAITGTVREYYALLPARPDNAWTHLGPKMQAQGQDAYRAQWAGITALTVTTPPAVVADNTVSVTIAYTFEDGRVVTETHHLGLIPAAPAPLIDSDAVLTSETSTPPPPPPSPTPATAAEPPRGGDTGDRDDRDDRDDHKPGRGHGRDRN
- a CDS encoding LacI family DNA-binding transcriptional regulator; this translates as MTTHGASLIDVARAAGVSTATAGRALGGYGQVSERTRERVLAAAAELGYRPNGLARSMVTGSTQTIGVVVTDVANPFFATALRGITDVTSPAGFEVLLANTGGVLEAEQRAVSVMSEKRVDGVIVAAARPGEGAHLRRAMDAGVPVVLIDRQVSGVPEADSITVDNDHAAAEAVGHLTELGHRRIGVITEAGDQLARVRTGNRRRGLFPSAVRLRGYVSALEAAGLPVDAGLVASARYDRESAYDAMNRLLDLPEPPTAVLCTDNVLASGAYRAAQDRGLRMPTQLSLIGFDDEPWTTLVRPELTIVEQPTYDLGARAGRQLLDRIADGAAPRRPQHIQLRAKLVARGSTVPR